From the genome of Magnolia sinica isolate HGM2019 chromosome 12, MsV1, whole genome shotgun sequence:
tctatgcggtctaggaggtcgagttgtgtgggccccgccgtgatgcgtgttgaacatctaccccatcaatcagatgcaccattccatggtgggcctagggcttaatcAAGTAAATTTGtgacttttatgggccacaccaccacaaaagttgagaggggttaccctccattaaaacattaataatcatttgttggacccactgacatgtggttcacaaattcagcccatccattacatgtgtcccacttggatgaggggtcagaccaagtttcagactcatctaaatttcaagtgggccccaccaagtacttttatatgttttaggtatgtcttcccatgattttggatggtatggcccacctgagccggtatttgagatatcccataatttaaaggggacccatcaaatgctaaggtgttgatgtttgacacacatcatggacGCAGTTCGACTTCATGCGAAGTTCCCGTGAACtagaccgcatagaaccttttccctatatatatatatatatatgtgggtgtgtgtgtgtgttagaaaTACTCACTTACATTATGCGACACTCCATGAAACCACAAAATTTGAATGATTCACGTCATGCGACAGTGCATGAAACCTCCAAGGAATAAattttagcctgatccaaaacttctgttacccatgGTAAAGAGAGAGGAAACACAACGGAGGAAATTGTTACCACCCACTAAAGTTTTTGACAAGGCTAAAAGTTAGGCCCAATGGATTTGGGATGCCACCTCACATGATCCGTAGAAGGTAGAAAAAAACATCTCGGAAATAGCCGGGGAAGACAGGAAAATGACTTCGAAGTGGGATGTTGGACCAAGCGTCCATGTCTTCGTGCATGTACTACGACTGCGTGCACGTGCTGGACATGCTCATGCATTCCACCTTCACGTCTGCTGCAGATGTCTTGATGGCCTGGATATTTTGCATGAACCGTCCAGATCTCATGATTTAATGCAAGAATGTGGACCTCTTTTTGATCTTGTCCATTGGATCAGTTTTGATTGTCGAACAGATGCATTAGCTgttcttcttttgatttggacGATCAGCACGGACGGCCTagatatcatcatcatcctcccTGGTTCAGAGAAAACCCAGCCATGATTTTGAATCAATTTTCTTGACAAAAGTTGGTGATGTAGTTTGCTCAACTTTACAGGCTTCCATTGTATAAAACCATTCAATGGGATGTTTTCATATGACGATTTCGATCCTCTTGTCATTGTGGCGAACAGTCCCTACTGGCTACCCCAAATCTGACCGTTGACCCTTCATCATGCATATAACATTAAAGAATGGGCTGATCCAACTGTTGATTCatcatcaatttcatttttaGCTCTGTCAATAGTATATTAATTATCAAGAGAGATTTTTGTAACATGCTAAAATCCATTAGATATCATTAAACAGAAACAAATACAGAAAGAAGACAAGATAGACAAAAACAAATGCGTTGCACTTCCATTTTAATGTAAGGGGCCATGCTCTAGTTTTTCATTCCAAACTGTGATTGGAGATAATCAACTATGTTCTTATCAACTTGGAATGCCTTTGCAAGAACATCATCTGAGATGGGCGGATTTGATCCGAACACAGCATTCGCAATGGTGATGGTTCCTGGGTTCTGGCTGCTTAATCCTGCAATGGCTATAGCATTGGTGAGTCCGATGTTGAACTGGAAGTGAACCAGGCCTATTGGGAAGACAAACACATCGCCCTTCTGAAGGACCTTTGTTATGAGGCGATTGTCAGGGTTGGAAGTGACGAATCCGACATAGAGCGTGCCCTCCAAAACTGTTAAAATCTCTGTCGCCCTCGGGTGCGTGTGAGGTGCATTGAGACCGTAGGGTGCATAGTCAATCCGAACCAAGGAGACTCCGAGGGTGTTGAGTCCTGCTATCTGGGCTACGTTTACTTGGGTCACATTGGACCCAACCTTGTTACTCGTGTTGCCTGGTTTGTCCAGTCCCGTGAAGAAGAAATCATCAGCTTGAACTTGCATTGGGTCCTTGCACACAAATCCATTCACCAACACTGCCATCATAGAACACAAAAGATATTGTAAGC
Proteins encoded in this window:
- the LOC131220419 gene encoding putative germin-like protein 2-1 isoform X2, translating into MHTSRQIFKMSTCFLLLVFIAFSLSFTSASDPSPLQDFCVAVRNSPVLVNGFVCKDPMQVQADDFFFTGLDKPGNTSNKVGSNVTQVNVAQIAGLNTLGVSLVRIDYAPYGLNAPHTHPRATEILTVLEGTLYVGFVTSNPDNRLITKVLQKGDVFVFPIGLVHFQFNIGLTNAIAIAGLSSQNPGTITIANAVFGSNPPISDDVLAKAFQVDKNIVDYLQSQFGMKN
- the LOC131220419 gene encoding putative germin-like protein 2-1 isoform X1, producing the protein MHTSRQIFKMSTCFLLLVFIAFSLSFTSASDPSPLQDFCVAVRNSPGIFVNGFVCKDPMQVQADDFFFTGLDKPGNTSNKVGSNVTQVNVAQIAGLNTLGVSLVRIDYAPYGLNAPHTHPRATEILTVLEGTLYVGFVTSNPDNRLITKVLQKGDVFVFPIGLVHFQFNIGLTNAIAIAGLSSQNPGTITIANAVFGSNPPISDDVLAKAFQVDKNIVDYLQSQFGMKN
- the LOC131220419 gene encoding putative germin-like protein 2-1 isoform X3, which translates into the protein MHTSRQIFKMSTCFLLLVFIAFSLSFTSASDPSPLQDFCVAVPDDFFFTGLDKPGNTSNKVGSNVTQVNVAQIAGLNTLGVSLVRIDYAPYGLNAPHTHPRATEILTVLEGTLYVGFVTSNPDNRLITKVLQKGDVFVFPIGLVHFQFNIGLTNAIAIAGLSSQNPGTITIANAVFGSNPPISDDVLAKAFQVDKNIVDYLQSQFGMKN